One Mangrovimonas cancribranchiae DNA segment encodes these proteins:
- a CDS encoding efflux RND transporter permease subunit, translated as MFKLLTRGFWDGIARVILRNKIVILTLVLLATIFFSYQWKNMRFTYTEANLLPDDHPINLVYNDFLDKFGEEGNLIVLGVKDSALFTIDNLNTWNKLSDKLKNFNEVTSVISIKDLQKLTKNNQEQKFGLEPFIKGDIQSLSEIDTLKQELFSQYPFYDNFLFNSETQTVRTAIYIKKDIVNTPARKAFVFDHLQPEIDAFEVKTGLDVRVSGMPYIRTLNAQNIIDEIGKFIGLALAVTSLIFFFFFRSFRATFISMLVVCIGVMWTFGIIGLLNYEITVLTALIPPLIIVIGIPNCIFLINKYQHEVKLHGNKVKSLQRVITKIGNATLMTNVTTASGFATFILTESQLLKEFGIVASLSIIAIFILCLLIIPIIYTFLPHPKDRHLEHLNKRWIGGFVDWMERMVKHKRITIYITSLILLVGSIIGIYQIRISGSLIEDMSKEAQFFKDIRFFEKEFNGIMPVEILVDTKRKKGVMKLSTLKRMNELEDVINEIPELSRPVSVVSLVKYSKQAYYNDNPKYYQLPTSQERSFILSYVKNSSSNVELLQNFVDSTGQYARITTFMKDIGTDRMERIEETLQEKINKVFPKERYYVTITGKALVFQKGTKYLVKNLAISLSLAILLISLFMAYMFRSFRMIIISLVPNILPLVITAGLMGFVGVPIKPSTILVFSIAFGISVDDTIHFLAKYRQELQSNHWKIRKSVYAALKETGVSMFYTSIVLFFGFSVFTVSDFGGTVALGALVSATLLFAMLSNLLLLPSLLLSLERNIANKEVLRKPAINIIPDDQDDDEDIQNKDTL; from the coding sequence ATGTTTAAACTACTTACTAGAGGGTTTTGGGATGGTATAGCTAGAGTTATTTTACGAAATAAAATAGTTATACTAACACTGGTTTTATTGGCAACTATTTTCTTTAGTTACCAATGGAAGAATATGCGTTTTACCTACACCGAGGCTAATTTGCTTCCAGACGATCATCCTATAAATTTAGTTTACAACGATTTTCTTGATAAATTTGGTGAAGAAGGAAACCTTATAGTTCTTGGTGTAAAAGATTCAGCCTTATTTACTATTGACAACTTAAATACCTGGAATAAGTTATCAGATAAATTAAAGAACTTTAACGAAGTTACTTCTGTTATATCTATAAAAGATTTACAAAAGCTTACCAAAAATAACCAAGAACAAAAATTTGGTCTTGAGCCTTTTATAAAAGGCGACATACAGTCGTTAAGTGAAATAGACACCTTAAAACAGGAACTTTTTTCACAATACCCTTTTTACGACAACTTTCTATTTAACAGCGAAACGCAAACTGTAAGGACGGCTATTTACATTAAAAAAGATATTGTAAATACCCCAGCTAGAAAAGCCTTTGTATTCGATCATCTGCAACCAGAAATTGACGCCTTTGAAGTGAAGACTGGTTTAGATGTTAGAGTCTCTGGAATGCCTTACATAAGAACGCTAAATGCCCAAAACATTATAGATGAAATAGGAAAATTTATTGGTCTTGCTCTAGCAGTAACATCGTTAATATTCTTTTTCTTTTTTAGGTCTTTTAGAGCCACATTTATTTCCATGTTAGTGGTTTGTATTGGGGTTATGTGGACCTTTGGTATAATTGGATTATTAAATTATGAAATAACTGTACTTACAGCTTTAATACCGCCATTAATTATTGTTATAGGTATTCCTAACTGTATTTTCTTAATTAATAAATATCAACACGAAGTAAAATTACACGGAAATAAGGTAAAATCGTTACAACGCGTTATTACCAAAATAGGTAATGCCACATTAATGACCAATGTAACTACGGCTTCAGGTTTTGCAACCTTTATTTTAACCGAAAGTCAGTTATTAAAAGAGTTTGGTATTGTAGCTTCTCTAAGCATTATAGCTATTTTCATACTTTGCTTACTCATTATTCCTATAATCTATACCTTTTTACCACATCCTAAAGACAGACATTTAGAACATTTAAACAAGCGTTGGATTGGTGGTTTTGTTGATTGGATGGAACGCATGGTAAAACACAAGCGTATTACCATTTACATTACATCTTTAATTTTACTTGTAGGAAGTATTATTGGTATTTATCAAATACGTATTTCTGGGAGTTTAATCGAAGATATGTCTAAAGAAGCGCAATTCTTTAAAGACATACGCTTTTTCGAGAAAGAGTTTAATGGCATTATGCCTGTAGAGATTTTAGTCGATACAAAACGTAAAAAAGGGGTTATGAAATTAAGCACCTTAAAACGTATGAATGAGCTAGAAGACGTTATAAACGAAATTCCAGAGCTTTCAAGACCTGTGTCGGTAGTAAGTTTAGTAAAATACTCCAAGCAAGCCTATTACAACGACAACCCTAAATACTATCAATTACCAACATCTCAAGAACGTAGTTTTATTTTAAGCTATGTTAAAAACTCCTCTTCCAATGTAGAGTTATTACAAAATTTTGTAGATAGCACTGGACAATATGCACGTATTACAACCTTTATGAAGGATATTGGAACCGATAGAATGGAACGTATTGAAGAAACCCTTCAAGAAAAAATAAATAAAGTATTTCCTAAAGAACGTTACTACGTTACTATTACCGGAAAAGCATTAGTGTTTCAAAAAGGGACAAAATATTTAGTTAAAAACTTAGCTATTTCACTATCCTTAGCCATTTTACTCATTTCATTGTTTATGGCGTATATGTTCCGTTCCTTTAGAATGATTATCATTTCGCTTGTCCCAAACATTTTACCATTAGTTATTACCGCTGGATTAATGGGCTTTGTTGGTGTGCCAATAAAACCCTCAACCATTTTGGTATTTAGTATTGCTTTTGGTATTTCGGTAGACGACACCATCCACTTTTTGGCCAAGTATAGACAAGAATTACAATCCAATCATTGGAAAATACGCAAATCGGTTTATGCAGCCTTAAAAGAAACTGGTGTAAGCATGTTTTATACCTCTATTGTGTTGTTTTTTGGGTTTTCAGTATTTACCGTTTCCGATTTTGGCGGAACAGTTGCTTTAGGCGCTTTAGTATCTGCCACGCTGTTATTTGCTATGTTATCTAACTTACTTCTATTACCATCTTTATTATTGTCGTTAGAACGTAATATTGCCAATAAAGAAGTCCTTAGAAAGCCAGCGATTAACATAATTCCTGATGATCAGGATGACGATGAAGACATACAAAATAAAGATACTTTATAA
- the asnS gene encoding asparagine--tRNA ligase, with protein MTSYTVAELLTQEPTLQPIEIKGWVRTFRANRFVALNDGSTLKNIQCVVDFENTDEALLKRITTGAAAHIKGELVESQGKGQKVEITVTEIEILGDSDSETYPIQPKKHSFEFLRDNAHLRTRTNTFSAIMRLRSSLSFAIHKYFNENGFYYMHTPIITGSDAEGAGEMFRVTNLDDKNPPLNDQGDVDYKEDFFGRETNLTVSGQLEAETYAMSLGKVYTFGPTFRAENSNTSRHLAEFWMIEPEVAFMDLDGNMDLAEDFMKSVLGHVLKNNMEDLEFLEKRLLDEEKTKPQAQRSSMSLIEKLRFVVDNNFKRVSYTEAIDILRNSKPNKKKKFNYVIEEWGADLQSEHERYLVEKHFKCPVILFDYPANIKAFYMRLNDDGKTVRAMDILFPGIGEIVGGAQREERLEVLKEKMNALDIDEKELWWYLDLRKYGTAVHSGFGLGFERLVMFATGMTNIRDVIPFPRTPQNAEF; from the coding sequence ATGACATCTTATACAGTTGCAGAATTATTAACACAAGAACCTACACTTCAACCCATAGAAATTAAAGGTTGGGTTAGAACGTTTAGAGCAAATCGTTTTGTTGCTTTAAACGACGGATCTACTTTAAAAAACATACAGTGTGTAGTTGATTTTGAAAATACCGATGAAGCTTTATTAAAACGCATTACAACAGGTGCGGCGGCTCATATAAAAGGAGAATTAGTAGAAAGTCAAGGAAAAGGACAAAAGGTAGAAATTACCGTTACTGAAATTGAGATTTTAGGCGATTCAGATTCTGAAACCTACCCTATTCAACCAAAAAAACACTCTTTCGAATTCTTAAGAGATAACGCCCATTTACGCACAAGAACCAACACGTTTAGTGCTATTATGCGTTTACGCTCGTCGTTATCGTTTGCTATTCATAAATATTTCAACGAAAATGGCTTTTATTATATGCATACGCCAATTATTACAGGAAGCGATGCCGAAGGTGCCGGAGAAATGTTTAGAGTCACTAATTTAGATGATAAAAACCCACCGTTAAACGACCAAGGCGATGTAGATTACAAAGAAGATTTCTTTGGCAGAGAAACAAACCTCACTGTTTCAGGACAATTAGAAGCCGAAACGTATGCCATGTCTTTAGGAAAAGTATATACGTTTGGCCCAACATTTAGAGCAGAAAACTCCAATACATCACGCCATTTAGCAGAATTTTGGATGATTGAACCAGAAGTTGCCTTTATGGATTTAGATGGAAACATGGACCTAGCAGAAGACTTTATGAAATCGGTTTTAGGACATGTTTTAAAAAACAATATGGAAGACCTTGAGTTTTTAGAAAAACGTTTACTAGACGAGGAAAAAACAAAACCTCAAGCCCAACGTAGTTCCATGTCTTTAATTGAAAAACTAAGGTTTGTTGTAGATAACAATTTTAAACGCGTAAGTTACACCGAAGCTATCGATATTCTACGCAACTCTAAACCCAACAAAAAGAAAAAGTTTAACTATGTAATAGAAGAATGGGGTGCCGACTTACAAAGTGAGCACGAACGCTATTTAGTAGAAAAACACTTTAAGTGTCCCGTAATTTTATTTGATTACCCAGCCAATATTAAAGCCTTTTACATGCGCTTAAACGACGATGGTAAAACCGTTCGCGCAATGGATATTTTATTTCCTGGTATTGGCGAGATTGTTGGTGGTGCCCAACGTGAAGAACGTTTAGAGGTTTTAAAAGAAAAAATGAACGCCTTAGATATTGACGAAAAAGAACTTTGGTGGTATCTCGATTTACGTAAATACGGTACCGCTGTTCACTCTGGATTTGGGCTTGGTTTCGAGCGTTTAGTTATGTTTGCTACGGGTATGACCAATATTAGAGATGTTATACCATTTCCAAGAACACCTCAAAATGCCGAATTCTAA
- the rpoN gene encoding RNA polymerase factor sigma-54 translates to MLKQHLQFKLSQKLSPQQIQLMKLIQLPTQAFEQRLKQELEENPALESGKEQTKEEFDDVFEDTQDDFSDNEEINAEDINVDEYLSDDEIPDYRTRSKNYSSDDEEKNVPYAAGTSFTQHLKNQLNTFRLNDEERGIAEFLVGSVDESGYVRRPLSDIVDDLAFTQNVYTDETTVESVLKKVHQLDPAGVGARDLQECLSIQLHRKEKTKAIELAINIIDNAFEQFTKKHYKKLLQKFDIDEEQLKDAIHEVERLNPKPGGSYSGNNRIVEHVVPDFAIKIVDGELELTLNGRNAPELHVSNEYSNMLKGYKASKDKSKSQKDAVLFIKQKLDAAKWFIEAIKQRQQTLFVTMSAIMHYQKEYFLTGDERNLKPMILKDIADEIDMDVSTVSRVANSKYVDTPYGTKLIKEFFSESMKNDQGEDVSTREIKKILETVIEKENKRKPYTDEALSKILKEKGYPIARRTVAKYREQLDIPVARLRKKI, encoded by the coding sequence ATGCTCAAACAACATTTACAGTTTAAATTATCGCAAAAATTGTCGCCGCAACAAATTCAGTTAATGAAACTGATACAGTTGCCAACACAAGCATTTGAGCAACGCCTTAAGCAAGAACTAGAAGAAAATCCTGCCTTAGAAAGTGGTAAAGAACAAACCAAGGAAGAGTTTGACGATGTTTTTGAAGACACTCAAGACGATTTTTCAGATAACGAAGAAATAAATGCCGAAGATATTAATGTAGATGAGTATTTAAGCGACGATGAAATTCCTGATTATAGAACACGCTCCAAAAACTACAGTAGTGACGATGAAGAAAAAAATGTACCTTATGCCGCTGGCACATCGTTTACACAGCATTTAAAAAATCAGCTCAACACCTTTAGGCTTAATGATGAAGAGCGTGGCATTGCCGAGTTTTTAGTAGGCAGTGTTGATGAAAGCGGTTATGTAAGACGTCCTTTAAGTGATATTGTAGACGATCTAGCCTTTACGCAGAATGTTTACACCGATGAAACTACAGTGGAAAGCGTCTTAAAAAAAGTGCATCAACTAGATCCCGCAGGAGTTGGCGCAAGAGATTTACAAGAGTGTTTAAGCATTCAATTACATCGAAAAGAGAAAACAAAAGCTATTGAATTAGCTATTAATATTATTGATAATGCTTTTGAGCAATTCACAAAAAAGCACTACAAAAAATTATTACAAAAATTCGATATAGATGAAGAACAGCTTAAAGATGCTATTCATGAGGTTGAGCGTTTAAACCCTAAACCTGGTGGTTCTTACTCTGGGAATAATAGAATTGTCGAGCATGTTGTTCCAGATTTTGCTATAAAAATTGTAGATGGTGAATTAGAACTTACCTTAAATGGTAGAAATGCACCAGAACTCCATGTTTCTAACGAATATAGCAACATGCTTAAAGGCTATAAAGCTTCTAAAGACAAATCTAAATCTCAAAAAGATGCTGTACTCTTTATTAAGCAAAAGCTAGATGCCGCCAAATGGTTTATTGAAGCAATAAAACAACGTCAACAAACCTTATTTGTAACCATGAGTGCTATTATGCACTACCAAAAAGAATACTTCCTTACAGGCGATGAACGCAATTTAAAACCTATGATTTTAAAAGATATTGCCGATGAAATTGACATGGATGTTTCTACAGTATCGCGTGTAGCCAACAGTAAATATGTTGATACGCCTTATGGCACAAAGCTAATTAAAGAGTTCTTTTCTGAGTCTATGAAAAATGATCAAGGAGAAGATGTTTCAACTAGAGAAATTAAAAAAATTCTAGAAACTGTTATCGAAAAAGAAAATAAGAGAAAACCATACACCGACGAGGCTTTATCTAAAATATTAAAAGAGAAAGGTTACCCAATTGCTAGACGAACAGTTGCTAAATATAGAGAGCAATTAGATATTCCAGTAGCTCGACTACGCAAAAAAATATGA
- a CDS encoding porin family protein: MKSICLFTICCFITCVCFSQDNNVVLDSTESLDKRYKEDQFYFAVTYNLMANKPSDVSQTGFSSGFHLGFIKDMPINKRRNLAIGLGLGLARSSFNHNLLINKDESSTYTFEKLNNLDNVSYTKNRLINYLVEVPLEFRWRSSTADSYKFWRIYSGIKLGYSLYNAAKYKGSLGKITVDNIDGFNKFQYGATLGFGYNTWNFHIYYALTPLFEKQARVNGNTIDINEIRIGLIFYIL; this comes from the coding sequence ATGAAATCTATTTGTCTTTTTACTATATGTTGTTTTATAACTTGTGTTTGTTTTTCGCAAGATAACAATGTAGTTTTAGATTCAACAGAGTCTTTAGATAAGCGTTATAAAGAAGATCAATTCTATTTTGCAGTTACATATAACCTTATGGCAAATAAGCCGAGTGATGTTTCTCAAACGGGTTTTTCAAGTGGGTTTCATTTAGGTTTTATAAAAGATATGCCTATTAATAAAAGAAGAAACCTAGCCATTGGATTAGGTTTAGGCCTAGCTAGAAGTAGTTTTAATCATAACCTGCTTATTAACAAGGATGAATCTAGCACTTATACATTTGAAAAGCTAAATAATCTAGACAATGTTAGCTACACCAAAAACAGGTTAATCAATTATTTAGTAGAAGTTCCTCTTGAGTTTAGATGGCGAAGTTCTACTGCCGATAGTTACAAATTTTGGCGTATTTACAGTGGCATAAAATTGGGATATTCACTCTATAATGCCGCTAAATATAAAGGAAGCTTAGGAAAAATTACTGTCGATAATATAGATGGGTTTAATAAATTTCAATATGGTGCTACGCTAGGGTTTGGTTATAACACCTGGAACTTTCATATTTATTATGCTTTAACACCATTGTTTGAAAAGCAGGCTAGAGTAAATGGCAATACGATTGATATTAACGAAATTAGAATAGGTTTAATATTTTACATTTTATAA
- a CDS encoding biopolymer transporter ExbD — protein MSKFKKKKSGDLPAISTASLPDIVFMLLFFFMVATVMRQNTLKVQNSLPAADQVEKLDKKDLVMYIYVGKPSSNYQSKYGTEARIQLNDKFADVDDIAAFIQAERASKREELVPFLTTSLKVDSDANMGIVTDIKQELRKVNALKINYTTRKGDALAGLKD, from the coding sequence ATGTCTAAATTTAAAAAGAAAAAATCAGGTGATTTACCTGCGATTTCTACAGCATCCTTACCAGATATTGTATTCATGCTATTGTTCTTCTTTATGGTGGCAACAGTAATGAGACAAAATACTTTAAAGGTGCAAAACAGTTTACCGGCAGCAGACCAAGTTGAAAAACTAGATAAAAAAGATTTGGTTATGTATATATATGTTGGTAAGCCTAGTAGCAACTACCAAAGTAAATATGGTACAGAGGCAAGAATTCAGTTAAATGATAAATTTGCCGATGTTGACGATATCGCTGCTTTTATTCAAGCAGAACGCGCATCAAAAAGAGAAGAGCTAGTTCCTTTTCTTACCACATCTTTAAAAGTAGATAGTGATGCCAATATGGGTATTGTTACCGATATTAAACAAGAGTTACGTAAAGTAAATGCTCTAAAAATAAATTATACAACCAGAAAAGGTGATGCTTTAGCTGGTTTAAAGGATTAG
- a CDS encoding biopolymer transporter ExbD: MAKRSAPEVNAGSMADIAFLLLIFFLVTTTIETDSGLSRKLPPMEEQEEDVIIKEKNIFQINVNRNNELLLKTGGEEKLLNIEDLRAEAVKFLDNGGGTGEDACKRCKGSKNPKSSDNFQKAVVSLQSDRATKYDTYIAVQNEVIAAYNQLRNREFKRDFPGEDMSFVEAEKLYNDPRTSSSEKDKLKEKLEKIKLLIPQKFSEAEPKKSN, encoded by the coding sequence ATGGCAAAAAGATCAGCACCAGAAGTGAATGCAGGCTCAATGGCTGACATTGCTTTCTTACTATTAATTTTCTTCTTAGTAACAACAACCATAGAAACAGATTCTGGATTAAGCAGAAAACTACCTCCTATGGAAGAGCAAGAAGAAGATGTTATCATTAAAGAGAAAAACATTTTCCAGATTAATGTAAACAGAAATAATGAACTGTTACTTAAAACTGGAGGAGAAGAAAAGCTTTTAAATATTGAAGATTTAAGAGCCGAAGCAGTTAAGTTTCTTGATAATGGTGGCGGTACTGGTGAAGATGCTTGTAAGAGATGTAAAGGTAGTAAAAACCCTAAGTCTTCAGATAATTTTCAAAAAGCAGTAGTATCACTACAAAGTGATAGGGCAACTAAGTACGATACTTATATTGCTGTGCAAAATGAAGTTATCGCGGCATACAACCAGTTAAGAAATAGAGAATTTAAAAGAGATTTTCCTGGCGAAGATATGAGTTTTGTGGAAGCTGAAAAGCTATATAACGATCCACGAACAAGTTCTAGCGAGAAGGATAAATTAAAGGAGAAATTAGAGAAAATAAAACTATTAATTCCTCAAAAATTCTCTGAGGCAGAGCCTAAAAAGTCTAATTAG
- a CDS encoding MotA/TolQ/ExbB proton channel family protein: MKRLFSILAIMCFMALGTANATTYATSANAVAATIQEDAAEDDAAAEETLGFHQELKKRFIEGGPVFMGIVLLCLILGLAIAIERIIFLNLSTTNTKKLTKDVEDALQSGGVEAAKEVCRDTKGPVASIFYQGLDRTDEGIEAAEKAVVAYGGVQMGQLEKNVSWISLFIALAPMLGFMGTVIGMIKAFDKIQAAGDMQPSLVAGGIKVALLTTVFGLIVAIILQIFYNYIIAKIDSIVNDMEDASITLMDLLIRNKK; this comes from the coding sequence ATGAAAAGATTATTTTCAATCCTTGCCATCATGTGTTTTATGGCACTAGGAACAGCTAATGCAACTACTTACGCAACCTCTGCAAACGCAGTTGCAGCAACAATTCAAGAAGATGCCGCTGAAGACGATGCAGCAGCAGAAGAAACCTTAGGATTTCACCAAGAACTTAAAAAACGTTTTATAGAAGGTGGTCCTGTTTTTATGGGAATCGTTTTATTATGTTTAATTCTTGGGCTAGCTATCGCTATAGAGAGAATTATCTTTTTAAATCTTTCTACTACAAACACAAAAAAATTAACTAAAGACGTTGAAGACGCACTACAGTCTGGTGGTGTAGAAGCGGCTAAAGAAGTTTGTCGTGATACAAAAGGACCTGTTGCTTCTATATTCTACCAAGGATTAGATAGAACAGACGAAGGTATCGAAGCTGCCGAAAAAGCTGTTGTAGCTTACGGTGGTGTTCAAATGGGACAATTAGAGAAAAATGTTTCTTGGATTTCTTTATTTATCGCACTTGCACCAATGTTAGGATTTATGGGTACTGTAATTGGTATGATTAAAGCCTTCGATAAAATTCAAGCTGCTGGAGATATGCAACCATCACTTGTTGCTGGTGGTATTAAGGTAGCACTTTTAACAACGGTATTTGGTCTTATCGTTGCAATTATTCTTCAAATTTTCTACAACTACATTATTGCTAAAATCGACAGTATCGTTAACGATATGGAAGATGCTTCGATTACTTTAATGGACTTATTGATTAGAAATAAGAAGTAA
- a CDS encoding asparaginase, translated as MDKQPNILLIYTGGTIGMVKNPNTGALKAFNFDNLLKRIPELKLISCNISTVSFDEPIDSSNMNPSYWVQIAEIIEEHYDAYDGFVVLHGSDTMSYTASALSFMLENLSKPVILTGSQLPIGDLRTDAKENLITSIQMASLQKRNRPVIREVGLYFEYKLYRGNRTTKINAEHFEAFESLNYPHLAESGVHLNVNYDDLFKPNARKKLVVHKQFDNNIALIKLFPGISKAVLDCMVHNPKLKGIILETYGAGNATTEDWFVEVIKTALKNGIQVINVTQCSGGSVNMGSYETSSQLKSLGVISGKDITTEAAVTKLMYMLGEKISSKTFKTIFETSLRGEMT; from the coding sequence ATGGATAAGCAACCTAATATACTTTTAATCTATACAGGAGGAACCATAGGTATGGTGAAAAATCCTAATACAGGAGCTTTAAAAGCCTTTAATTTTGATAATCTGTTGAAACGTATTCCTGAGTTGAAATTAATAAGCTGCAATATTTCTACAGTATCTTTTGATGAACCTATCGATTCCTCAAACATGAATCCTAGTTATTGGGTGCAAATTGCCGAAATAATAGAGGAACACTATGATGCTTATGATGGCTTTGTTGTGTTACATGGCAGCGATACGATGAGTTACACCGCTTCAGCATTAAGCTTTATGTTAGAAAACTTATCAAAACCAGTTATTTTAACAGGCTCGCAATTACCAATAGGCGATTTAAGAACAGATGCCAAAGAAAATTTAATCACCTCTATACAAATGGCATCGCTACAAAAACGAAATAGACCTGTAATTAGAGAAGTGGGGCTATATTTTGAATATAAATTATACAGAGGAAACAGAACAACAAAAATAAATGCCGAACATTTTGAAGCCTTCGAGTCGTTAAATTATCCACATTTAGCAGAATCTGGAGTACATTTAAACGTTAATTACGACGATTTATTTAAACCCAATGCGCGAAAAAAACTAGTTGTACACAAACAATTTGATAACAATATTGCTTTAATAAAGTTATTCCCAGGAATATCAAAAGCCGTTTTAGACTGTATGGTACACAATCCTAAATTAAAAGGCATTATTTTAGAAACCTATGGAGCAGGAAATGCTACAACAGAAGATTGGTTTGTTGAGGTAATTAAAACGGCCTTAAAAAATGGTATTCAAGTTATAAATGTCACCCAATGTTCGGGTGGAAGTGTTAACATGGGAAGCTACGAAACGAGTTCTCAGTTAAAATCATTAGGTGTAATTTCTGGAAAAGATATCACAACCGAGGCCGCTGTAACAAAATTAATGTATATGTTAGGAGAAAAAATTTCCTCTAAAACGTTCAAAACCATATTCGAAACCTCTTTAAGAGGTGAAATGACATAA
- a CDS encoding TatD family hydrolase, producing MIITDTHTHLYSDAFNDDRAEMIQRALNLGVQRFFIPAIDSTYTKAMYELEANFKEHVHLMMGLHPTSVKDNYKDELAHVEEQLAKREFCAVGEIGIDLYWDASTLEIQKEAFKHQIQLAKHYNLPIVIHCREAFDEIFDVLETEKDDKLYGIFHCFTGTIEQAEKAISYNMKLGVGGVVTFKNGKIDQFINQIDLKHIVLETDSPYLAPTPYRGKRNESAYVVKVLEKLSELYGVSQEDIAEITTKNSKEIFKI from the coding sequence ATGATTATAACAGATACCCATACACATTTATATAGCGATGCTTTTAATGATGATAGAGCAGAAATGATACAACGCGCTTTAAATCTTGGTGTGCAACGTTTTTTTATTCCTGCTATAGACTCAACTTACACAAAAGCGATGTACGAGTTAGAAGCTAATTTTAAAGAACACGTACATTTAATGATGGGGTTACACCCAACATCTGTAAAAGATAATTATAAAGATGAGCTAGCACATGTTGAAGAGCAATTAGCCAAACGTGAGTTTTGTGCCGTTGGCGAAATTGGTATCGATTTGTATTGGGACGCCTCTACCTTAGAAATACAAAAAGAAGCGTTTAAACACCAAATACAATTAGCTAAACACTATAACTTACCTATTGTTATTCATTGTCGCGAAGCTTTCGATGAAATTTTTGACGTTTTAGAAACCGAAAAAGATGATAAGCTCTACGGGATTTTTCATTGCTTTACAGGCACTATAGAACAAGCCGAAAAAGCTATATCGTACAATATGAAACTAGGTGTTGGAGGTGTAGTGACGTTTAAAAACGGAAAAATTGATCAATTTATAAATCAAATAGATTTAAAACATATTGTGTTAGAAACCGATTCACCTTATTTAGCGCCAACACCTTATCGCGGTAAGCGTAATGAAAGCGCCTATGTAGTAAAGGTTTTAGAAAAACTATCGGAATTATATGGTGTTTCACAAGAAGACATCGCAGAAATTACTACTAAAAATTCTAAAGAGATTTTTAAAATATAG
- a CDS encoding retropepsin-like aspartic protease, giving the protein MKEKSPEELKDFLLKKGYVRKKLHLTKTNHFEIRASINGVKGSFILDTGASSSCLDFESISRFKLKAKDSEVRAAGAGASDMITQISKKNKVKIGKWKKEKVALILFSLTHVNTALINHNADPVDGIIGADILKKGKAVIDYEKKYLYLKL; this is encoded by the coding sequence ATGAAAGAGAAATCTCCTGAAGAATTAAAAGACTTTTTACTAAAAAAAGGATACGTTAGAAAAAAATTACATCTTACCAAAACCAATCATTTTGAAATTAGAGCTTCTATAAACGGTGTAAAAGGTTCGTTTATTTTAGATACTGGTGCCTCTAGTTCTTGTTTAGATTTTGAAAGCATTAGTCGTTTTAAACTTAAAGCAAAAGATTCTGAAGTTAGAGCCGCAGGTGCTGGCGCTAGTGATATGATAACACAAATTTCCAAAAAGAATAAAGTAAAAATTGGCAAATGGAAAAAAGAAAAAGTTGCTTTAATTTTATTTAGTCTTACTCATGTAAACACGGCTCTTATTAATCATAATGCAGATCCTGTTGATGGGATAATTGGTGCCGATATTTTAAAAAAGGGAAAAGCAGTTATAGATTACGAAAAAAAATACTTGTACTTAAAGCTGTAA